The proteins below come from a single Candidatus Aminicenantes bacterium genomic window:
- a CDS encoding PIG-L family deacetylase — MKSLNASADFYIPDEKPEDEALKRVIHLGVGAHPDDLELLAGQAILECHQKADRSFAGVVCADGAVVPRSGPFAKNSPDEMKEIRRREQRAAAALGGYGLLVQLGYPSREILDHKNPALEQDLLIILEAMRPRVVYSHNLADKHDTHVAVTAALIRAIRWMKPEERPQKMYGCEVWRGLDWLDDKEKVVFDLNGADPLLASQLREHKSQLGGGRRYDAAFIGRLRANAAFQYPPAPGPEKLALFAMDLTPLVVDGNLDMADFVAGRIERFQADVRSRIRKFQPF, encoded by the coding sequence ATGAAAAGCCTCAACGCCTCCGCCGATTTTTATATTCCGGACGAAAAACCGGAGGACGAAGCCCTGAAGCGGGTGATCCACCTGGGCGTCGGCGCCCACCCCGATGATCTGGAATTGCTGGCCGGTCAGGCCATCCTGGAGTGTCATCAAAAAGCCGACCGTTCGTTCGCCGGGGTCGTCTGCGCCGACGGCGCCGTTGTTCCGCGCTCCGGCCCGTTCGCCAAAAACAGCCCGGACGAGATGAAGGAGATCCGCCGCCGAGAGCAGCGCGCAGCGGCGGCGCTGGGCGGATACGGGTTGCTGGTGCAGCTGGGTTATCCGAGCCGGGAGATCTTGGACCACAAAAATCCGGCGCTGGAACAGGACTTGTTGATCATTCTGGAGGCGATGCGGCCGCGCGTTGTGTACAGCCACAACCTGGCCGACAAGCACGACACGCACGTGGCAGTGACCGCGGCCCTGATCCGGGCCATCCGCTGGATGAAGCCCGAGGAACGGCCGCAAAAAATGTACGGTTGCGAAGTCTGGCGCGGGCTGGACTGGCTGGACGACAAGGAAAAAGTGGTCTTCGACCTCAACGGCGCCGACCCGCTTCTGGCCTCACAGCTGCGCGAGCACAAATCCCAGCTCGGCGGCGGCCGGCGCTATGATGCGGCTTTCATCGGCCGCTTGCGCGCCAACGCCGCTTTCCAGTACCCGCCAGCGCCCGGCCCCGAGAAGCTGGCGCTGTTCGCCATGGACCTGACCCCGCTCGTGGTCGACGGCAACCTGGATATGGCTGATTTCGTGGCCGGCCGCATCGAGCGTT
- a CDS encoding ROK family protein, whose product MNKQTVVGVDLGGTNVRAGKISGRKITARCARPITALGSQDQVLQEVCQTIAAVFDHRVIAIGIGVPSLVDAEKGIVYAVGNIPSWREVPLREHLQNTFNVPVHVNNDANCFALGEFRFGAGRGFRNLVGMILGTGLGAGIIMDGELRCGRHCGAGEIGKIPYREHNVEYYSSGQFFQHQFGMDGGVLYERAREGNSQALEMFETFGENLGDAVMIALYAFDPEIIVLGGSVSRAWPFFEKAMRRKFASFAYPHALARTVIQPAQTPDISLLGAAALCLSVDTSISRT is encoded by the coding sequence ATGAATAAGCAAACGGTCGTCGGCGTGGATCTGGGCGGCACCAATGTCCGGGCCGGGAAAATCAGCGGCCGGAAAATAACCGCGCGCTGCGCCCGCCCGATCACCGCTCTGGGCAGCCAGGACCAGGTGCTGCAGGAGGTTTGCCAAACCATCGCCGCCGTCTTTGACCATCGGGTCATTGCCATCGGCATCGGCGTCCCCAGCCTGGTGGACGCGGAAAAGGGCATCGTGTACGCGGTGGGGAACATCCCCTCCTGGCGCGAGGTGCCGCTCAGGGAGCACCTGCAAAACACGTTCAACGTCCCGGTCCACGTCAACAACGACGCCAACTGCTTCGCCCTGGGCGAATTCCGTTTCGGTGCCGGCCGCGGCTTCAGGAACCTGGTCGGCATGATCCTGGGCACCGGGCTCGGGGCCGGGATCATCATGGACGGCGAGCTGCGTTGCGGCCGCCATTGCGGCGCCGGCGAGATCGGCAAGATCCCCTACCGGGAGCACAACGTTGAATACTACAGCAGCGGCCAGTTTTTTCAACACCAGTTCGGAATGGATGGCGGGGTTTTGTATGAACGGGCCCGGGAGGGGAATTCCCAGGCCCTGGAGATGTTCGAAACCTTCGGGGAAAACCTCGGGGATGCGGTCATGATCGCCCTCTACGCCTTTGATCCCGAAATCATCGTGCTGGGGGGATCGGTGAGCCGGGCATGGCCTTTTTTCGAAAAAGCCATGCGCCGCAAGTTCGCGTCGTTCGCTTACCCGCACGCCCTGGCCAGGACGGTCATCCAGCCCGCCCAAACGCCCGACATATCGCTCCTGGGCGCCGCAGCCCTGTGTCTGTCCGTGGACACGTCCATTTCCCGCACATGA